One genomic window of Anaerolineales bacterium includes the following:
- the glmS gene encoding glutamine--fructose-6-phosphate transaminase (isomerizing), translated as MCGIVGYVGTRSAEPIIYEGLKRLEYRGYDSAGLAIIEGGKIEIRRDAGKLERLGELLETDPVHGTIGIGHTRWATHGEPSARNAHPHVGASGEVVLVHNGIVENYLSLRDELSAEGVEFNSETDSEIIVHLVERYMALGHDLAKATRLAIENIEGAHGIVLLSVREPDRIVAARIGNAGGVVVGIGEGEMFVASDLPAILQHTRRVVFLESGQMVVVKRDEFEVSSLDGDVVNAEVQSVAWDPVSAEKGEYKHFMLKEIFEQVRSSTDTIAGRVDFDRGKIILPQLNLTAELAKKIEKIVIIACGTAAHAGMVGKVLIERIARIPVEVDIASEFRYREPLVDENTVVLAISQSGETADTLAAMAEAHARGAVLWSIVNAIGSQAMRVADGCIGMQTGPEIGVASTKAFTAPLIDLYMLAILLADLRGAIDDTRRRDLVRDLRLIPDLVGQCLDRADDVEKIAWSLKDVEHCLYLGRGIQMPIAYEGALKLKEISYIHAEAYPAGEMKHGPIALIDKEMPVIAIATKDLWYEKMLSQIEQTKARGGVVVAVATDGDELLPKIADQVPVCVQAA; from the coding sequence ATGTGTGGCATCGTTGGTTATGTCGGCACGCGTAGTGCCGAGCCGATCATCTACGAAGGCTTGAAACGTTTGGAATACCGCGGGTACGACTCCGCGGGATTGGCGATCATCGAAGGTGGAAAAATTGAAATCCGGCGTGACGCGGGGAAACTCGAGCGTCTCGGGGAACTCCTGGAAACCGATCCCGTACACGGAACGATCGGCATCGGTCACACGCGCTGGGCGACCCATGGAGAGCCGAGTGCGCGTAACGCACATCCGCACGTCGGTGCGTCCGGCGAAGTCGTTCTGGTGCACAACGGAATCGTGGAAAACTATCTTTCCCTGCGGGATGAATTGAGCGCGGAGGGGGTCGAGTTCAATTCGGAGACCGATTCGGAAATCATCGTTCATCTGGTCGAACGCTACATGGCGTTGGGCCACGACCTCGCCAAAGCGACTCGCCTGGCGATCGAAAACATCGAAGGGGCGCATGGGATCGTTCTGCTTTCCGTGCGTGAACCCGACCGGATCGTGGCGGCTCGCATCGGTAACGCCGGTGGCGTCGTAGTGGGCATCGGAGAGGGTGAGATGTTCGTGGCTTCAGATCTTCCCGCCATCCTGCAGCACACTCGCCGGGTGGTTTTTCTCGAATCGGGTCAGATGGTCGTCGTGAAGCGCGATGAATTCGAGGTCAGCTCTTTGGACGGAGACGTCGTCAACGCCGAGGTTCAATCCGTAGCCTGGGATCCGGTCTCCGCGGAAAAAGGGGAATACAAACATTTCATGCTCAAGGAAATCTTCGAGCAAGTGCGAAGTTCGACGGACACGATTGCGGGACGCGTCGATTTCGATCGGGGAAAAATCATCCTGCCGCAGCTAAATCTGACTGCGGAACTCGCAAAGAAAATCGAGAAGATTGTGATTATCGCCTGCGGTACGGCCGCACACGCGGGTATGGTTGGAAAGGTTTTGATCGAACGCATCGCCCGGATCCCCGTGGAGGTCGATATCGCCTCGGAATTTCGTTACCGGGAGCCGCTGGTGGATGAAAATACGGTCGTCCTGGCGATCAGTCAGTCCGGGGAAACTGCGGACACACTGGCGGCGATGGCGGAAGCGCATGCGCGCGGCGCGGTATTGTGGAGTATCGTCAACGCCATCGGCTCGCAGGCGATGCGCGTCGCCGATGGCTGTATCGGCATGCAAACGGGCCCTGAAATCGGGGTTGCTTCGACCAAGGCTTTTACCGCGCCTTTGATCGATTTGTATATGCTGGCGATTTTGCTTGCGGACTTACGCGGTGCGATCGACGATACGCGACGACGCGATCTGGTCCGCGATCTGCGCCTGATTCCGGATCTGGTAGGCCAGTGTCTCGACCGGGCAGATGATGTCGAGAAGATTGCCTGGTCGTTGAAGGACGTCGAGCATTGTCTGTACCTGGGCAGGGGCATTCAGATGCCCATCGCCTACGAAGGCGCATTAAAGTTGAAAGAAATTTCCTACATCCACGCCGAAGCCTATCCCGCCGGCGAGATGAAACACGGTCCGATCGCTTTGATCGATAAGGAAATGCCCGTGATCGCCATCGCAACGAAGGACCTGTGGTACGAAAAGATGCTCAGTCAAATCGAGCAGACGAAGGCGCGCGGCGGCGTGGTCGTAGCCGTAGCTACGGACGGGGACGAGCTGCTGCCGAAAATCGCGGATCAGGTACCCGTCTGCGTCCAGGCCGCGTAA
- a CDS encoding DUF2298 domain-containing protein: protein MIFAVIAWWAASTLIALIVLPIVWRIFPRLPDRGFGFVHAFGIMAASYMLWIAANFGLLPNTFGGAVFVLVLLALLSVLISHRQLREIQHWLQDNRKTVIIMEVLFLAAFLFWAFVRSTMPDLDHTEKPMELAFLNGILRSETFPPLDPWLSGYAISYYYFGYIQIAFLAKLTSVVGSVSFNIANALWFAMSVVGTFSILFNLLSRRDGRPRFGPSFLGPVFVLITGNLEGFLEVLHARGLFWRQTLAGTLESPFWSWLNIKQLVDAPAADPSWLPQRFWWWWRASRVVTDVNLVGVQNEMIDEFPFFSFLLADNHPHLLALPFVLLAVTLTLHIFFFGKQDAAHLRAERPSTNVENVINLGLFIFLLFVIARSIVDSVTPGMDFGAVVIVMIKSSIVPTIGVFLIWTLFRVLSGVEKSALTAVEFWISAWIFGGVIFLNTWDSPIYLTLLALCIIWRLRGLARIEMLKHTFNTLVAVATAAVLLYFPWYPTFSSQLGGVLPNLVFPTRFPQFLVMFGPLLLPILWWLVLKLRDHWQGIDRRLILIVTIGLPLGLLLLSWLFTWGVILPVISQQELDVSLAGLGAETVHQVFEAALSRLGTGWTALGVSLLIGMGTALLVQRFRSREESERDDNPTWVFIAMLIIIGALLVLGPEFFYLRDQFGYRMNTIFKFYFAAWILWGLAAAYAVSEIWRWGWRLITALAALLPTAPIFLNLYDELSANGLEGKTAGIAAVVLGLYVLAWLVWLIYLGKAMLLAKSGRSLLRRGLTAMVLLPLFLGLLYPYLTLWTKTDHFHPADGYTLDGANFIERGNLPDYQAIQWIRENLPMGVISEAVGGSYNPHYARVATNTGLPTVLGWPGHESQWRGGYEEIGSRKDDIAALYQSRNWEDAQLILDRYGIDYVYVGSAERANYEYLSEQKFEIHMDLIYNKDDVRIYARKGAMVP, encoded by the coding sequence ATGATCTTCGCCGTCATTGCTTGGTGGGCGGCAAGCACGTTGATCGCCTTGATCGTCCTCCCGATCGTGTGGCGCATCTTCCCCAGGCTGCCCGATCGCGGCTTCGGATTCGTGCACGCGTTCGGGATCATGGCGGCGAGCTACATGCTGTGGATCGCGGCGAATTTTGGTTTGTTACCAAACACCTTCGGCGGCGCCGTATTCGTTTTGGTGCTGCTCGCGTTGCTGAGTGTGTTGATCTCGCACCGCCAACTGCGCGAGATCCAACATTGGCTTCAGGACAACCGCAAGACGGTCATCATCATGGAGGTGCTGTTTCTAGCGGCATTTCTGTTTTGGGCGTTCGTGCGTTCCACCATGCCCGATTTGGACCACACGGAAAAGCCGATGGAGCTTGCGTTCCTTAACGGCATCCTCAGGTCGGAAACTTTTCCACCCCTCGATCCCTGGCTCTCCGGATATGCGATTTCCTACTATTACTTTGGATATATCCAGATCGCGTTCCTGGCGAAATTGACCAGTGTGGTAGGCAGCGTCAGTTTCAACATCGCCAACGCACTCTGGTTCGCCATGAGCGTTGTGGGTACTTTTTCGATTCTCTTCAACCTACTCAGCCGGCGGGACGGCCGGCCGCGGTTCGGTCCCTCGTTTTTGGGTCCGGTATTCGTACTGATCACGGGAAATCTCGAAGGCTTTCTGGAAGTGCTGCATGCACGCGGCCTCTTTTGGCGCCAAACGCTGGCGGGCACACTGGAATCCCCCTTCTGGAGCTGGCTGAACATCAAGCAGCTCGTAGACGCACCTGCGGCTGATCCCAGCTGGCTGCCGCAACGTTTCTGGTGGTGGTGGCGCGCCTCACGTGTCGTTACCGATGTGAACCTCGTTGGCGTGCAGAATGAGATGATAGACGAGTTTCCATTTTTCTCGTTTCTCCTCGCAGACAATCATCCACATCTCCTGGCGCTGCCGTTCGTGCTGCTGGCAGTCACGCTGACGCTGCATATCTTTTTCTTCGGTAAACAAGACGCGGCTCATCTTCGAGCGGAACGGCCTTCGACGAACGTAGAAAACGTGATCAACCTTGGACTGTTCATTTTTCTGCTTTTCGTCATCGCACGCAGCATCGTTGATTCCGTCACGCCTGGAATGGATTTCGGCGCTGTCGTCATCGTCATGATTAAAAGCAGTATCGTTCCTACGATCGGGGTCTTCCTGATCTGGACGTTATTCCGTGTTCTCTCCGGTGTGGAAAAATCCGCATTAACCGCAGTGGAATTCTGGATTAGCGCCTGGATCTTCGGTGGTGTGATCTTCTTGAACACCTGGGATTCCCCGATTTATCTGACGTTGCTCGCCTTGTGCATCATCTGGCGTCTCAGGGGCCTGGCTCGCATCGAAATGTTGAAACACACCTTCAACACGCTCGTCGCTGTAGCAACGGCCGCAGTTTTGCTGTATTTCCCCTGGTATCCGACTTTCAGTTCTCAACTGGGCGGCGTACTCCCGAATTTGGTTTTTCCCACTCGATTTCCGCAGTTCCTGGTCATGTTCGGCCCACTGCTGCTGCCGATTTTGTGGTGGCTGGTTTTAAAACTGCGGGATCATTGGCAGGGGATAGACAGAAGGCTGATACTGATCGTAACAATCGGCCTGCCGTTGGGGCTTCTGCTGCTCTCCTGGCTGTTTACCTGGGGCGTCATCCTTCCCGTCATCAGCCAGCAGGAACTGGATGTCAGTTTGGCCGGTTTGGGAGCCGAGACAGTTCACCAAGTGTTCGAGGCGGCGCTTTCGCGATTGGGGACCGGTTGGACGGCGCTTGGGGTGAGTTTGTTGATCGGTATGGGTACGGCCCTCCTGGTGCAGCGTTTCCGATCTCGTGAAGAGTCCGAACGGGATGACAACCCGACGTGGGTTTTTATCGCCATGCTCATCATCATCGGTGCGCTCCTGGTGCTTGGGCCGGAATTCTTCTACCTGCGCGACCAATTCGGATACCGGATGAATACGATTTTCAAATTCTATTTTGCAGCATGGATTTTGTGGGGGCTGGCTGCTGCCTATGCGGTGAGTGAGATATGGCGTTGGGGCTGGCGGCTTATCACTGCATTGGCCGCCCTGCTGCCCACGGCACCGATCTTCCTCAATCTGTACGATGAATTATCCGCAAACGGATTGGAAGGGAAAACAGCGGGAATCGCAGCCGTTGTGCTGGGATTGTACGTGTTGGCCTGGCTCGTTTGGTTGATATACCTCGGGAAAGCGATGCTGTTGGCGAAATCCGGCAGGTCACTTCTCCGGCGTGGATTGACAGCCATGGTATTGCTGCCGCTCTTCCTGGGCCTTCTTTACCCCTATCTTACGCTGTGGACGAAAACGGATCACTTCCATCCTGCTGACGGTTATACGTTGGACGGCGCGAATTTCATCGAGCGGGGCAATCTTCCGGATTATCAGGCCATACAATGGATTCGCGAAAACCTGCCCATGGGCGTGATCAGCGAAGCCGTGGGGGGAAGTTATAATCCGCATTATGCGCGCGTCGCCACAAATACCGGATTGCCAACGGTGTTGGGATGGCCTGGACACGAAAGCCAGTGGCGCGGTGGGTACGAGGAAATTGGGTCACGCAAAGATGATATCGCTGCGCTGTACCAGTCACGAAACTGGGAGGATGCACAGCTCATCCTCGATCGCTACGGCATCGATTATGTGTACGTCGGTTCTGCGGAAAGGGCCAATTATGAGTATCTATCCGAGCAGAAATTCGAAATTCACATGGATTTGATCTATAACAAGGATGATGTGCGAATTTATGCCAGAAAAGGAGCGATGGTTCCGTGA
- the cmk gene encoding (d)CMP kinase has product MKPVSVIAIDGPAASGKSTLGAELARRLGYLYVDTGAMYRAATLAVLRRSISIEDERDVTGVVSEIEIDVRPPTKNDGRQNDILVDGEDVTWEIRSPEVDRNVSQVSMYSGVRDILTRRQREIGKRGRVVMVGRDIGTVVLPDADLKIYLDASAEARARRRYLENEARGNSLSYEEILQAVKRRDHIDSTRELAPLRVAGDAIVIDSTQLNITQVFDRVFTLVEDRG; this is encoded by the coding sequence ATGAAGCCTGTGAGTGTCATCGCCATCGACGGGCCTGCGGCTTCGGGAAAATCGACCCTGGGCGCCGAGCTGGCGAGGCGTTTGGGATATTTGTATGTGGATACGGGCGCGATGTATCGAGCCGCCACGCTCGCAGTCCTGCGGCGATCCATTTCGATCGAGGATGAACGCGACGTAACCGGGGTGGTTTCGGAAATCGAAATCGACGTCCGTCCGCCGACGAAAAACGACGGCCGGCAGAACGACATCCTCGTCGACGGTGAGGATGTCACGTGGGAAATACGATCTCCTGAAGTAGACCGGAACGTCTCCCAGGTATCGATGTATTCCGGTGTACGGGATATCTTGACCCGCCGGCAGCGGGAGATCGGAAAGCGCGGGAGGGTCGTCATGGTGGGCCGTGATATCGGTACGGTGGTGCTGCCCGACGCAGATTTAAAGATTTATCTGGACGCCTCCGCGGAAGCTCGTGCGAGAAGGCGATACCTGGAAAATGAAGCACGTGGGAATTCGTTGAGTTACGAAGAGATCCTGCAAGCCGTAAAACGGCGCGATCACATCGATTCGACGCGGGAGCTCGCGCCCTTGCGAGTTGCCGGGGATGCAATCGTGATCGACTCCACGCAGCTGAATATCACGCAGGTTTTCGATCGGGTTTTCACGTTGGTAGAAGATCGTGGATAA
- a CDS encoding NBR1-Ig-like domain-containing protein, translating to MLRSTLNARLALIGLMLMIGLLSSCNMPAPEISTPDLLGTSAAQTVEARLTQDESVASSTPDTSGGQSSPTPEQSTEATGTPTTTATPGDENCNRAVFVDDVTIADGTEFKPGTSFTKTWRLRNEGTCTWNSEYELVFFDGDLMGAEESYPLAGEVRPGDEVDLSVEFQAPELEGSYRSDWRLKDPSGEIFGTGEDGDQSFWVEIVVSSEVEDLDLGPATWRDTFDGYIYWYLLDTDQTKFEIKNDQMVMQTFSTGGLDEWGLSSRPVADDFYLEMIATTGDKCGGLDRYGVLVRASDPNHAYVFGFSCNGKYRLYRWNDGEFKALAGWSSSPYIVSGPNQTNRLGIYVKGSTFKLYANGNLLTSLTDSMFKSGRFGLFIAAEQTDNFEVVVDEIAYWEQ from the coding sequence ATGCTTCGAAGCACATTGAATGCTCGATTGGCTCTCATTGGACTAATGCTGATGATCGGCCTCTTGAGTTCCTGCAACATGCCGGCTCCAGAAATTTCGACGCCGGATCTTCTGGGAACGTCCGCTGCGCAAACCGTCGAAGCACGGCTGACTCAGGATGAAAGCGTCGCTTCCTCGACTCCCGATACATCGGGCGGCCAATCATCTCCAACGCCGGAGCAATCCACCGAAGCAACGGGTACGCCAACCACAACCGCCACGCCCGGCGACGAAAATTGCAACCGGGCGGTATTCGTCGACGACGTAACCATCGCCGATGGCACGGAATTCAAACCGGGGACTTCCTTCACCAAGACGTGGCGCTTGCGAAACGAGGGGACCTGCACCTGGAACAGCGAATACGAACTCGTTTTCTTCGACGGGGATTTGATGGGCGCCGAGGAATCCTACCCGCTCGCAGGGGAAGTACGGCCCGGGGATGAAGTCGATCTTTCCGTCGAATTTCAGGCGCCCGAACTCGAAGGCAGCTATCGATCGGATTGGCGCTTGAAAGATCCTTCCGGGGAGATATTCGGCACGGGTGAGGACGGCGATCAAAGCTTCTGGGTGGAAATCGTCGTCTCCAGCGAGGTGGAGGACCTCGATCTTGGTCCGGCGACATGGCGGGACACCTTCGACGGCTATATCTATTGGTACCTGCTGGATACCGATCAAACCAAATTCGAGATCAAGAACGACCAGATGGTGATGCAAACGTTCAGTACGGGTGGACTGGATGAGTGGGGGCTTTCCAGTCGACCGGTGGCGGACGATTTCTACCTCGAGATGATCGCCACGACTGGGGACAAATGCGGCGGCCTGGATCGATACGGCGTCCTGGTTCGGGCGTCCGATCCAAACCACGCTTATGTTTTTGGCTTCTCCTGCAACGGCAAATACCGTCTCTACCGCTGGAACGATGGTGAGTTCAAGGCCCTGGCCGGTTGGTCGAGCTCTCCGTACATCGTGTCGGGACCGAACCAGACCAACCGCCTGGGCATCTACGTCAAAGGCAGCACATTCAAACTCTATGCCAATGGGAATTTATTGACCTCACTCACCGACAGTATGTTCAAGAGTGGCCGCTTTGGGTTGTTCATTGCGGCAGAGCAGACGGATAATTTCGAAGTCGTGGTCGATGAGATTGCCTATTGGGAGCAGTAA
- a CDS encoding lysophospholipid acyltransferase family protein, translating to MIRAEANAPARHGWPGGYDHARLEPRRRVLRWLIDEIGFRVLAKVERVEGLDNLPSSGPAIVMINHIAFIDPIVVLGSLPRNLVPLSKQEAFYYPLWGIFPYLWGVIPVHRDEVDRRAIRMALEVLEAGELILVAPEGTRSPALQKAREGIAYLGYRSGAPIVPVAVTGTEGFPTLSPKRMRQPGAVVKLGRPFRFRKINGRLRRDRLQKMTDEAMYVLARMLPEERRGYYSDLSLETGETIEFL from the coding sequence ATGATCCGAGCAGAAGCGAATGCCCCGGCACGGCACGGATGGCCCGGAGGCTACGATCATGCGCGCCTGGAACCTCGAAGGCGGGTGTTGCGTTGGCTGATCGATGAAATCGGGTTTCGTGTGTTGGCGAAGGTCGAACGCGTTGAAGGCCTGGATAATTTACCGTCGAGTGGTCCTGCGATCGTTATGATCAACCACATCGCCTTTATCGATCCAATCGTGGTGTTGGGAAGCCTACCTCGCAATTTGGTTCCCTTGTCGAAACAGGAGGCCTTTTACTATCCGCTCTGGGGAATTTTCCCCTATCTCTGGGGGGTTATACCGGTGCACCGCGATGAGGTCGATCGGCGTGCCATTCGCATGGCGCTCGAAGTCCTGGAGGCAGGCGAATTGATACTCGTCGCGCCGGAGGGCACGCGCAGTCCTGCACTGCAGAAAGCGCGGGAAGGGATCGCCTACCTGGGGTACCGCAGCGGAGCTCCCATCGTGCCCGTGGCGGTAACAGGAACGGAAGGATTCCCCACGCTGAGTCCGAAGCGGATGCGCCAACCGGGCGCCGTGGTGAAGCTCGGCCGGCCTTTTCGATTCCGGAAAATCAATGGACGCTTGCGCAGAGACCGCCTGCAGAAGATGACGGATGAGGCGATGTACGTGCTGGCCAGAATGCTCCCGGAAGAACGAAGAGGGTACTATTCCGATCTGTCCCTGGAAACGGGCGAAACGATTGAATTTTTATGA